A DNA window from Motilibacter rhizosphaerae contains the following coding sequences:
- a CDS encoding LacI family DNA-binding transcriptional regulator, whose product MAQAPISRRVTLRDIAERAGVSVSAVSMALSDHARIGEQTKREIRAVAQELGYVTNSAARALRAQRTGTLALVVPNTGQHVFNHPYFMHLLDGVNEVVNEVDGTLLISTNPDERHGVAAYERILRSRAADGAIIASAAADDPGVLRLLDSGVPVVLVGHYPRIPDAVAIGVADVDGGRAATDHLVGHGATRIATITGPHNHQTSIDRLEGFTRSLHAAGLEPVGIAEGDFGEESGRAATAALLDEHSDMQAIFVANDEMAYGALLELRARGLDVPGDVRLVGYDDFGVSRLTTPALSTVTVPAVDVGRRAARRLLDLIDRNVPEPRTETLPVSLTTRASCGC is encoded by the coding sequence ATGGCACAGGCGCCGATCTCCCGGCGGGTGACGCTGCGCGACATCGCGGAGCGCGCCGGGGTGTCCGTCAGCGCCGTCTCGATGGCCCTGTCGGACCACGCCCGCATCGGCGAGCAGACCAAGCGCGAGATCCGCGCGGTCGCCCAGGAGCTCGGCTACGTCACCAACTCCGCCGCCCGCGCCCTGCGGGCCCAGCGGACCGGCACCCTCGCCCTCGTCGTGCCCAACACCGGCCAGCACGTCTTCAACCACCCGTACTTCATGCACCTGCTCGACGGAGTCAACGAGGTCGTCAACGAGGTCGACGGCACGCTGCTCATCTCCACCAACCCCGACGAGCGGCACGGAGTGGCGGCGTACGAGCGGATCCTGCGCTCGCGCGCCGCCGACGGCGCCATCATCGCCTCGGCCGCCGCCGACGACCCGGGCGTGCTGCGGCTGCTGGACTCCGGCGTCCCGGTCGTGCTCGTCGGGCACTACCCGCGGATCCCCGACGCCGTGGCCATCGGCGTCGCCGACGTCGACGGGGGCCGCGCGGCGACCGACCACCTCGTCGGCCACGGCGCCACCCGCATCGCCACCATCACCGGCCCGCACAACCACCAGACGTCCATCGACCGGCTCGAGGGCTTCACCCGCAGCCTGCACGCCGCCGGCCTCGAGCCGGTCGGGATCGCCGAGGGCGACTTCGGCGAGGAGTCGGGGCGCGCCGCCACCGCCGCGCTGCTCGACGAACACTCTGACATGCAGGCGATCTTCGTCGCCAACGACGAGATGGCGTACGGCGCGCTGCTCGAGCTCCGCGCCCGCGGGCTCGACGTGCCGGGCGACGTGCGGCTCGTCGGCTACGACGACTTCGGCGTCTCCCGCCTCACCACCCCTGCCCTCAGCACCGTCACCGTCCCCGCGGTCGACGTCGGGCGTCGCGCCGCCCGACGGCTCCTCGACCTCATCGACCGCAACGTCCCGGAGCCGCGTACGGAGACCCTGCCGGTCTCGCTCACCACCCGCGCGTCCTGCGGCTGCTGA
- a CDS encoding MFS transporter, whose product MRPTRPVLAVVCLALATVVSAVTSLNVAIPSLARDLHGTSSDLAWVVDAYSLVFAALLLPGGALGDRFGRRRVLAVGLSVYGLTALVAMTAGGFAELVALRAVLGLAAALIMPATLSTITSTFPEERRAQGVAAWTGVAGASAVLGLLTSGLLLEWFSWRSVFGLNVVLALLALVGTLRIVPESADPAAPPADLVGTLLSVAGLGVLVWALIEAPTNGWGSGSTLTGLAVGILVLAGFLVWELRMARPMLDPRLFARPAFAAGTLSVCVQFLAFFGFAFVFLQYLQIVRHDSALVAALSMLPLAVGLMPAARLAPRLVGLRGPGVVCVTGLGLAAVALGLLSRVDAGTSYAWVAAFLVPLGIGMGLAMTPATTAITAALPDEQQGVASAVNDLSRELGGALGIAILGSVLTSTYRSNLPQGLPAAARESAGVASQVGGRVAEAARTAFVDGLGATLLTGAGVVAVAAVVVGVLLGRAGERQRDAVDDAIVVTPAH is encoded by the coding sequence ATGCGCCCCACCAGACCTGTCCTCGCCGTCGTCTGCCTCGCGCTGGCGACGGTCGTCTCCGCGGTGACCTCGCTCAACGTCGCGATCCCGAGCCTCGCCCGCGACCTGCACGGCACGTCCAGCGACCTCGCGTGGGTGGTGGACGCGTACTCCCTGGTGTTCGCGGCACTCCTGCTGCCCGGCGGAGCGCTCGGCGACCGCTTCGGCCGGCGGCGGGTGCTCGCCGTCGGGCTGTCGGTGTACGGCCTCACCGCGCTCGTCGCCATGACCGCTGGCGGGTTCGCGGAACTCGTTGCGCTGCGGGCGGTCCTCGGCCTCGCGGCCGCGCTCATCATGCCGGCGACGCTGTCGACGATCACGAGCACGTTCCCCGAGGAGCGACGCGCGCAGGGCGTGGCGGCGTGGACAGGAGTGGCTGGTGCGTCGGCAGTCCTCGGCCTGCTGACGTCGGGGCTGCTGCTGGAGTGGTTCTCGTGGCGCTCGGTCTTCGGGCTCAACGTCGTCCTCGCCCTGCTCGCGCTGGTCGGTACGCTGCGCATCGTTCCCGAGTCGGCAGATCCCGCTGCGCCACCGGCAGACCTCGTAGGGACGCTGCTCTCGGTCGCCGGTCTCGGCGTGCTCGTGTGGGCGCTCATCGAGGCGCCGACGAACGGCTGGGGCTCGGGCTCGACGCTCACGGGGCTCGCGGTCGGGATCCTCGTGCTCGCCGGGTTCCTCGTGTGGGAGCTGCGGATGGCGCGCCCAATGCTGGACCCGCGGCTCTTCGCGCGTCCCGCCTTCGCCGCGGGGACGCTGTCGGTGTGCGTGCAGTTCCTGGCGTTCTTCGGGTTCGCGTTCGTGTTCCTGCAGTACCTGCAGATCGTGCGGCACGACAGCGCGCTCGTCGCGGCCCTCTCGATGCTGCCGCTCGCGGTGGGGCTGATGCCGGCGGCGCGGCTGGCGCCGCGACTCGTGGGTCTTCGCGGTCCGGGTGTCGTCTGCGTGACCGGCCTGGGGCTCGCGGCCGTCGCGCTCGGCCTGCTCTCGCGGGTGGACGCCGGGACGTCGTACGCGTGGGTCGCCGCGTTCCTCGTCCCGCTCGGCATCGGCATGGGACTCGCGATGACCCCGGCGACGACGGCCATCACCGCAGCGCTGCCCGACGAGCAGCAGGGCGTCGCGTCGGCGGTCAACGACCTGTCCCGCGAGCTCGGCGGAGCGCTGGGCATCGCGATCCTCGGCAGTGTGCTCACCTCGACGTACCGGTCCAACCTCCCGCAGGGCCTGCCCGCCGCGGCGCGGGAGTCGGCGGGGGTGGCGTCCCAGGTGGGCGGGCGGGTGGCGGAGGCGGCGCGTACGGCGTTCGTGGACGGGCTGGGCGCCACGCTGCTCACAGGAGCGGGCGTGGTGGCCGTGGCCGCAGTCGTCGTGGGGGTGCTGCTGGGCCGCGCCGGAGAGCGGCAGCGCGACGCTGTGGACGACGCGATCGTCGTCACACCAGCGCACTAG
- a CDS encoding DUF1345 domain-containing protein — MTDKASSQQDLPQHGLAPSSHAAVQVVTSAVIGTAVALAVGLTTPVPAAYAAMLGWVVTLVVYLAWVWRASWHLDPEGTAAAAVREDPTRRAADLLLLLAAVLSLGAVAYALGQAGQAKGLEELGLAAIGVATVASSWFLVHTVYTLKYAQEYYSGEDGGISFNSDAQPVWSDFAYVALTIGMTFQVSDTDFQTSALRRLAIRHMLLSFLFGAVILATTINLLAGLSK, encoded by the coding sequence ATGACCGACAAGGCGTCGTCGCAGCAGGACCTGCCGCAGCACGGGCTGGCGCCCTCGTCCCACGCCGCCGTCCAGGTCGTCACCTCGGCCGTCATCGGGACCGCCGTGGCCCTCGCCGTGGGGCTGACGACGCCGGTTCCCGCTGCGTACGCCGCGATGCTCGGCTGGGTCGTCACCCTCGTCGTCTACCTGGCCTGGGTGTGGCGGGCGAGCTGGCACCTCGACCCCGAGGGCACTGCGGCCGCGGCCGTGCGCGAGGACCCGACACGCAGGGCGGCCGACCTGCTCCTCCTCCTCGCGGCGGTGCTCAGCCTCGGGGCCGTCGCGTACGCCCTCGGGCAGGCCGGCCAGGCCAAGGGGCTGGAGGAGCTGGGCCTCGCGGCGATCGGGGTCGCGACCGTCGCCAGCTCGTGGTTCCTCGTGCACACGGTCTACACGCTGAAGTACGCGCAGGAGTACTACAGCGGCGAGGACGGCGGCATCTCGTTCAACTCCGACGCGCAGCCCGTGTGGAGCGACTTCGCCTACGTCGCGCTGACCATCGGCATGACGTTCCAGGTCTCGGACACCGACTTCCAGACCTCCGCCCTGCGCCGCCTCGCGATCCGGCACATGCTGCTCTCGTTCCTGTTCGGCGCGGTCATCCTCGCCACGACCATCAACCTGCTGGCGGGGCTGAGCAAGTAG
- a CDS encoding ABC transporter substrate-binding protein, giving the protein MSYAPRRALPSAAIALSLTALAACGSSSSSSTPASDNGKVVKLQMLTGFTGPDRPSYQALVDNWNSAHPNIQVTMDVQPWAAIGQKLPQSWATGQGPDLATPSFDPNAIFQYIKTNSVEPLDSAVGTGDAKVEVSTFPKTVTSAFTVDGKLYAVPANLATLVLYYNKALLQKAGVTAPPATVDELVTDAKKLTLPAGSSTPTQYGISLADHETIQMWPILQWLGGGDIVDAKGCATIDSPQSVAALKTWADLVQKDHVSPVGQTGADADTLFSSKKAAFEINGPWAAAGYRKAGIDLGIAPVPSGSAGPVTLASTVPLMVAKSSKHKAEAEQFLAYWTGKTAQLAFSKGGFPPVRTDLASQVTGDAKEFAAALPNARLYLAGLPTGSKVDSDVYVPLIGKITRGSDVAGAASAAAKQINGITGCKA; this is encoded by the coding sequence ATGTCGTACGCCCCCCGCCGCGCGCTGCCCAGCGCGGCGATCGCCCTGAGCCTCACCGCCCTCGCGGCGTGCGGCTCGTCCAGCTCGTCGAGCACGCCCGCGTCGGACAACGGCAAGGTCGTGAAGCTGCAGATGCTCACCGGCTTCACGGGTCCGGACCGCCCGTCCTACCAGGCGCTCGTCGACAACTGGAACTCCGCGCACCCCAACATCCAGGTGACCATGGACGTCCAGCCCTGGGCCGCGATCGGGCAGAAGCTGCCGCAGTCGTGGGCCACCGGCCAGGGCCCGGACCTCGCGACCCCGAGCTTCGACCCGAACGCGATCTTCCAGTACATCAAGACCAACTCGGTCGAGCCGCTCGACTCCGCTGTCGGCACCGGGGACGCCAAGGTCGAGGTCAGCACGTTCCCGAAGACCGTCACCTCGGCGTTCACGGTCGACGGCAAGCTGTACGCCGTCCCCGCCAACCTCGCGACACTCGTCCTCTACTACAACAAGGCCCTGCTGCAGAAGGCCGGCGTCACGGCCCCGCCGGCGACGGTCGACGAGCTCGTCACCGACGCCAAGAAGCTCACGCTGCCGGCCGGGTCGAGCACGCCGACGCAGTACGGCATCTCCCTCGCCGACCACGAGACCATCCAGATGTGGCCGATCCTGCAGTGGCTCGGCGGCGGCGACATCGTCGACGCGAAGGGCTGCGCGACGATCGACAGCCCGCAGAGCGTCGCGGCCCTCAAGACCTGGGCCGACCTCGTGCAGAAGGACCACGTCAGCCCGGTGGGCCAGACGGGTGCCGACGCCGACACGCTGTTCTCCTCGAAGAAGGCGGCGTTCGAGATCAACGGCCCCTGGGCGGCAGCCGGCTACCGCAAGGCCGGCATCGACCTCGGGATCGCTCCCGTGCCCTCGGGCAGCGCCGGCCCGGTCACCCTCGCCTCCACCGTTCCGCTCATGGTCGCGAAGTCCAGCAAGCACAAGGCGGAGGCGGAGCAGTTCCTCGCCTACTGGACGGGCAAGACCGCGCAGCTCGCGTTCTCGAAGGGCGGCTTCCCGCCGGTCCGTACGGATCTGGCGAGCCAGGTGACCGGTGACGCCAAGGAGTTCGCCGCTGCCCTGCCGAACGCCCGGCTCTACCTCGCCGGCCTGCCCACCGGGTCGAAGGTCGACAGTGACGTCTACGTCCCGCTGATCGGCAAGATCACCCGCGGCTCCGACGTGGCCGGGGCAGCATCGGCTGCAGCCAAGCAGATCAACGGCATCACCGGCTGCAAGGCCTGA
- a CDS encoding TetR/AcrR family transcriptional regulator has protein sequence METNATALNSVRARRGRRPGPSDTRERLLAAARTEFAEHGYQRATMRAVAAAAGVDVKLVAHYFGSKKGLFGAAMELPVNPAAILGALLEGDVRLLPERIVASVLQVWDDPVDGPLLRTLMLSALHDEAMATALREYIEREVFDRLAERLPGPHARARAAAGMAQIAGLIFARYLLQVGPVAAMPAGELAAQVVPALRTALGLDPRRRPGR, from the coding sequence GTGGAGACCAATGCAACGGCGTTGAATTCCGTACGCGCCCGCCGCGGCCGGCGCCCCGGGCCGTCCGACACCCGCGAGCGGCTGCTCGCGGCGGCCCGTACGGAGTTCGCCGAGCACGGCTACCAGCGGGCGACCATGCGCGCGGTCGCGGCGGCCGCGGGCGTCGACGTCAAGCTCGTCGCGCACTACTTCGGCAGCAAGAAGGGGCTGTTCGGGGCCGCCATGGAGCTGCCGGTGAACCCCGCCGCGATCCTCGGTGCCCTGCTCGAGGGCGACGTGCGCCTGCTCCCGGAGCGCATCGTGGCCAGCGTGCTGCAGGTCTGGGACGACCCGGTGGACGGCCCGCTGCTGCGGACCCTGATGCTCAGCGCCCTGCACGACGAGGCGATGGCGACGGCGTTGCGCGAGTACATCGAGCGCGAGGTGTTCGACCGGCTCGCCGAGCGGCTGCCCGGGCCGCACGCCCGCGCCCGTGCCGCAGCGGGCATGGCGCAGATCGCGGGGCTGATCTTCGCGCGCTACCTCCTGCAGGTCGGCCCCGTCGCCGCGATGCCCGCGGGCGAGCTCGCCGCGCAGGTGGTCCCCGCGCTGCGGACGGCGCTCGGCCTCGACCCGCGGCGCCGGCCCGGCCGTTGA